The following coding sequences lie in one Chelatococcus sp. YT9 genomic window:
- a CDS encoding NAD(P)/FAD-dependent oxidoreductase, giving the protein MTVCATLPIRRDPAEIRSALEDADISVLLMVLVQLTGDMALLERYAPLLGRPGEFRHSIPRGMVEELLDRLTARLTEDRRAPDRIEPSVLSRMMAAFVGEEISDLYLTMLLEDLGFSPAVAPLPYADAGARERPDAFKVLVIGAGAAGICAGIRLKQAGIAFEIVERNQDIGGVWHENTYPGCGVDSANHLYCYSFALNHNWSRYYVRQPELQAYLRDCAIRYGVIGHVRFREEVLSLHYDELRAVWQATIRQADGGERHVVSNAVISSVGQLNQPAYPRLKGIDSFAGVSMHTARWKHDVELAGKSVAMIGTGASGMQVGPAIADEVGRLTIFQRSAPWVLPRHNYHNTVTDNVKWVLANVPHYARWYRFLLFWAYGDGVYPLLKIDPDWKEPGSISAKNAEIRKLWLKYVEAEMGDRPDLYPKVVPDYPPYGKRSLRDNDWYGTLRRDHVELVNTPVAEIVADGIVDRDGRHYPADVIIYATGFEASRMLYPMDVIGKGGIKLRDIWGDDDPRAYLGITVPGFPNLFLTYGPNTNLAHGGSIIFQIECQVHYIAACLSLMIKSGFAAMECTQKAHDTYNEKADATLSEMVWSFPGVTNWYKNSSGRVTTNSPWSLVDYWHMTRQPDPAAYDFTQIPGRERNNA; this is encoded by the coding sequence ATGACAGTCTGTGCAACATTACCCATCCGGCGCGATCCGGCGGAAATCCGCTCGGCCCTCGAGGATGCGGACATTTCCGTGCTGCTGATGGTGTTGGTCCAATTGACCGGAGACATGGCGCTTCTGGAACGCTACGCACCCTTGCTCGGCCGTCCCGGCGAATTTAGGCATTCCATTCCACGAGGCATGGTCGAGGAGCTGCTGGACAGGCTCACGGCCCGGCTGACCGAGGACCGGCGGGCGCCGGATCGCATTGAGCCTTCGGTGCTGAGCCGGATGATGGCGGCCTTCGTGGGCGAGGAAATCTCCGACCTCTATCTCACCATGCTTCTGGAGGATCTCGGCTTCTCCCCGGCCGTGGCACCGCTCCCGTATGCGGATGCAGGTGCCCGGGAGAGGCCCGACGCCTTCAAGGTGCTTGTCATCGGGGCCGGCGCCGCAGGCATTTGCGCGGGCATCCGCCTCAAGCAGGCGGGCATTGCCTTTGAGATCGTCGAGCGCAACCAAGACATCGGGGGCGTCTGGCATGAAAACACCTATCCCGGCTGCGGGGTGGACAGCGCCAATCATCTCTACTGCTACTCTTTCGCGCTTAATCACAACTGGTCGCGCTATTACGTCAGGCAACCGGAACTGCAAGCGTACTTGCGCGATTGCGCGATCAGATACGGCGTCATCGGCCATGTCCGCTTCCGCGAGGAAGTGCTGTCGCTCCACTACGATGAGCTCCGGGCGGTCTGGCAAGCGACGATTAGGCAGGCGGACGGCGGCGAGCGCCACGTCGTCTCTAACGCGGTGATCAGTTCCGTCGGACAGTTGAACCAGCCGGCCTATCCGCGTCTCAAAGGTATCGACAGCTTTGCGGGCGTCAGCATGCACACGGCGCGCTGGAAGCATGATGTCGAACTCGCCGGAAAATCGGTCGCGATGATCGGTACCGGGGCGAGCGGCATGCAGGTTGGACCGGCCATCGCGGATGAAGTGGGCCGGCTTACCATCTTCCAACGCTCCGCACCCTGGGTGCTGCCGCGGCACAATTACCACAATACAGTCACGGACAACGTCAAATGGGTGCTGGCCAATGTGCCGCACTACGCACGCTGGTATCGGTTCCTCCTGTTCTGGGCCTATGGCGATGGGGTTTATCCCCTGCTCAAGATCGATCCGGACTGGAAGGAGCCCGGCTCCATCTCCGCAAAAAACGCCGAAATCCGCAAGCTCTGGCTCAAGTATGTCGAGGCGGAGATGGGGGACCGACCCGACCTCTACCCCAAAGTGGTGCCGGACTATCCGCCCTACGGCAAACGCTCGCTGCGCGACAACGACTGGTACGGCACACTGCGCCGCGATCACGTGGAACTGGTCAACACACCGGTCGCCGAGATCGTCGCCGATGGCATCGTTGACCGCGATGGACGGCATTATCCGGCCGATGTCATCATCTACGCCACAGGCTTCGAGGCGAGCCGGATGCTCTACCCGATGGACGTCATCGGCAAGGGCGGCATCAAGCTCCGCGATATCTGGGGCGATGACGATCCGCGTGCCTATCTCGGCATCACCGTGCCCGGTTTTCCAAACCTGTTTCTGACCTATGGGCCGAATACCAATCTGGCCCACGGCGGCAGCATTATCTTCCAGATCGAATGTCAGGTTCACTACATCGCAGCCTGCCTATCGCTGATGATCAAGAGTGGCTTCGCTGCCATGGAGTGCACGCAAAAAGCGCACGACACCTACAACGAAAAAGCCGACGCAACATTGTCCGAAATGGTCTGGTCATTCCCGGGCGTAACCAACTGGTACAAGAACTCGAGCGGCCGGGTCACCACGAACTCGCCCTGGTCCCTCGTTGACTACTGGCACATGACCCGGCAGCCCGACCCCGCCGCCTATGACTTCACCCAAATCCCCGGAAGGGAACGCAACAATGCATGA
- a CDS encoding lipocalin-like domain-containing protein, giving the protein MHELVGVWRLVDITNTDKDGNVLPPSYGPLKMGLITFTEQNRMMVVICDGREHLPEGVRQREYTSYAGTYRFDGKTLITAVDCSTPTNPPRIGTDQVRPARFDGNRVILTAPPVEIDGIIQYRDLTWEKIA; this is encoded by the coding sequence ATGCATGAACTCGTCGGCGTCTGGCGCCTTGTCGACATCACCAACACGGACAAGGACGGCAACGTCCTTCCTCCATCCTACGGCCCGCTGAAAATGGGTCTCATCACCTTCACTGAGCAGAACCGCATGATGGTGGTGATCTGCGACGGGCGCGAGCATCTGCCCGAGGGCGTGCGCCAGCGCGAATATACCTCCTATGCCGGCACCTACAGGTTCGACGGCAAGACGCTCATCACCGCGGTGGACTGCTCGACCCCGACCAACCCGCCCCGCATCGGCACCGACCAGGTCCGCCCGGCGCGGTTCGATGGCAATCGTGTCATCCTCACCGCGCCGCCTGTGGAGATCGACGGCATCATTCAGTATCGTGACCTTACCTGGGAGAAGATTGCCTGA
- a CDS encoding DNA-binding transcriptional regulator has protein sequence MASYEPVTSVLRSLELLAILNRQRVSTIEHMHRLTSLPKPTIVRLLETMMAAGYVVRDTRGKGYQVTSQVGELSCGFHGAPQVVEAGRPWAQELTRMFSWPAAIAVLDRNAMLVCYTTSGDSPIAPYHGLLHRHLGLITKALGLAYLAFCPAEERKLIYRLLATSPHPDEDQMAAPEAIECIIKVTRRQQFAERQRAIKPEASSSVAVPIYEHGSDRVLGTIGLTYYASAVKRADILERYVPNLKNAANGISENVARMQAAMSAARELVH, from the coding sequence ATGGCATCCTACGAACCCGTCACGTCCGTCTTGCGCTCGCTCGAGCTGCTGGCCATCCTCAACCGCCAGCGCGTCTCGACGATCGAGCACATGCACAGGCTGACGAGCCTGCCCAAACCGACGATCGTCCGGCTGCTCGAAACCATGATGGCCGCGGGATATGTGGTGCGGGATACACGGGGCAAGGGATATCAGGTCACGTCGCAGGTGGGCGAGTTGAGCTGCGGCTTCCACGGTGCGCCACAGGTGGTCGAAGCCGGCCGTCCCTGGGCTCAGGAACTGACCCGCATGTTCAGCTGGCCAGCCGCGATCGCCGTGCTCGATCGCAATGCCATGCTGGTTTGCTACACGACAAGCGGCGACAGCCCCATCGCGCCCTACCACGGGCTGCTGCATAGGCATCTCGGCCTCATCACCAAGGCGCTCGGCCTCGCCTATCTCGCCTTCTGCCCGGCGGAAGAGCGCAAGCTCATTTACCGGCTGCTCGCCACCTCGCCCCACCCCGACGAGGATCAGATGGCTGCGCCCGAGGCCATCGAATGTATCATCAAAGTGACCAGGCGACAGCAATTCGCCGAGCGGCAACGGGCCATCAAGCCGGAGGCCTCCTCGAGCGTGGCTGTTCCCATCTATGAACATGGCAGCGACAGGGTGCTTGGCACCATCGGGCTGACCTATTACGCGAGCGCGGTGAAACGCGCCGACATCCTCGAACGCTACGTTCCAAACCTCAAAAACGCCGCGAACGGCATCAGCGAGAACGTCGCGCGCATGCAAGCCGCCATGAGCGCCGCGAGGGAATTGGTGCACTAG
- a CDS encoding alpha/beta fold hydrolase gives MTISRRDFHLTTSDDVRIWIREVRSTTASGRTPMVLLHGTRIPGISEYDLPVENGSLAADLAAAGHVCFIVDARGFGQSERPPEMDQPPVPTRPLIRTIEITRDLDAAVDHLRETTGQDKVGLLGWGVGATCVAMYAALNPEKVSHIVLYCMIYGGTADHASMKIGSIWDDPENPGHFNQKRFGNYTFNGVDMLEHHWDQQIPIADKEAWRDPAMVAAFREALLNGDPTARDRDPPTYRSPNGMLEDLYLMGATGQKLFHASQIYCPVFIVNPEYDGLCRDTDMAVFCEDLYHAPQIIHWRASNSTHYLLLDRPERGRNEFLARLDHFLS, from the coding sequence ATGACTATCAGCCGGCGCGACTTTCATCTCACCACCAGCGATGACGTCAGAATCTGGATACGGGAAGTTCGGTCGACAACCGCATCCGGCCGCACGCCGATGGTGCTGTTGCACGGAACGCGCATTCCCGGCATCAGCGAATATGACCTGCCCGTGGAGAACGGTTCCCTCGCAGCCGATCTCGCGGCCGCAGGACATGTCTGCTTCATCGTCGATGCCCGCGGCTTCGGACAATCGGAGCGCCCACCGGAAATGGACCAGCCCCCGGTGCCGACCCGTCCCCTGATCCGCACCATCGAGATCACCCGGGATCTCGATGCCGCCGTCGATCACCTGCGGGAGACCACCGGTCAGGACAAGGTCGGTCTCCTCGGTTGGGGGGTAGGCGCGACCTGCGTTGCCATGTATGCGGCCCTCAACCCCGAAAAGGTCAGCCATATCGTGCTCTACTGCATGATCTATGGCGGCACAGCTGATCATGCGTCGATGAAGATCGGCTCGATCTGGGACGATCCTGAGAATCCCGGCCATTTCAACCAGAAGCGATTTGGCAATTACACCTTCAACGGGGTCGACATGCTGGAGCATCATTGGGACCAGCAGATTCCGATCGCCGATAAGGAAGCGTGGCGCGATCCCGCCATGGTCGCCGCCTTTCGAGAAGCGCTGCTCAATGGCGATCCGACAGCCCGCGACCGCGATCCCCCGACCTATCGGAGCCCCAATGGGATGCTCGAAGATCTCTACTTGATGGGCGCCACGGGCCAAAAGCTGTTCCATGCCAGCCAGATCTACTGCCCCGTCTTCATCGTGAATCCCGAATATGACGGGCTGTGCCGCGACACCGACATGGCGGTGTTCTGCGAGGATCTCTATCACGCACCCCAAATTATCCACTGGCGTGCCAGCAACTCCACGCACTATCTGCTGCTGGATCGCCCCGAACGCGGCCGCAACGAGTTCCTCGCGCGCCTCGATCATTTTCTATCCTGA
- a CDS encoding DUF6282 family protein, producing the protein MRPDTLDDKIAALLRGAVDLHGRGALPAGPSTLDLLDRAREGVAAGLRAIVFTDRHFSPAPLVQTLRRHEFADSPTALLSGVELNHAVGGLNPYAVEHELMLGGRLISMPTIAAANHIRQVARSRAARPPNASLTHPALEVLDSWGQPRDAVKEILDVIASHDAVLASGHLHISEIWPLFEEARRRGVSRLLVTHASFLTDIGMAEMRDLAGMGAFVEQCADRDVDCLGGQTRSATLMAFISAASVRQTILVPKLGRIGNESIHQRFAPALRSCLDLGYQPEEIRQMISDNAMRLLGLSPRGDTQA; encoded by the coding sequence ATGAGACCAGACACGCTTGACGACAAGATCGCCGCCCTCCTGCGCGGGGCGGTCGATCTGCATGGACGCGGCGCCCTGCCCGCGGGGCCATCCACGCTGGATCTGCTTGATCGTGCGCGGGAGGGCGTGGCGGCTGGCCTGCGGGCGATCGTCTTCACTGACCGTCATTTTTCTCCCGCCCCGCTGGTGCAGACGCTGAGGCGTCACGAATTCGCGGATAGCCCCACCGCCTTGCTGAGCGGGGTCGAGCTCAACCACGCCGTGGGCGGGCTCAACCCCTATGCGGTGGAGCATGAACTCATGCTGGGAGGCCGGCTAATCAGCATGCCAACGATCGCGGCGGCCAACCATATCCGGCAGGTCGCACGGTCGCGCGCCGCGCGACCGCCAAATGCGAGCTTGACCCACCCGGCGCTGGAAGTGCTGGACAGTTGGGGACAGCCGCGCGACGCGGTTAAGGAAATCCTCGATGTCATCGCCTCCCATGATGCCGTTCTGGCGAGCGGTCATCTGCACATCAGCGAGATCTGGCCCTTGTTCGAGGAAGCGCGCCGTCGCGGCGTTTCGCGGCTGCTGGTCACCCATGCGAGCTTCCTGACGGATATCGGCATGGCCGAAATGCGTGATCTCGCCGGCATGGGGGCCTTCGTCGAGCAATGCGCTGATCGGGACGTCGACTGTCTCGGCGGCCAGACCCGCTCCGCTACCCTGATGGCCTTTATCTCGGCAGCATCCGTGCGCCAAACCATCCTCGTGCCGAAGCTCGGCCGTATCGGCAACGAAAGCATCCACCAACGATTTGCCCCGGCGCTGCGATCCTGTCTGGACCTTGGCTACCAACCCGAGGAAATTCGGCAGATGATTTCTGATAACGCGATGCGGCTGCTCGGCCTGTCGCCAAGGGGAGACACCCAGGCATGA
- a CDS encoding amidohydrolase family protein — translation MMNHDAPLVDSHFHLYTTDMPLAKTAWHHPDHDASIEKCLDTLDAHGVTFGVVSAASLYGTYNDYVRLALKTHKRLRGTAMVDTSWDIYQLEHMRDDGFVGLRFLWRPLEDIPDLASEDYRRLLRRCADLGWHIHLTDRPQRIDATIKAIEAAGVRVVLDHIGLIDTAAGVDDPGFRAILDAIERGRTWVKLSAGFRFKQPGLADRCVAALVAAGGWERLVWASDWPFAGFEGRVTYAASVQALKAWVPDDDMRHAIGGRTPLKLYFT, via the coding sequence ATGATGAACCACGACGCACCGTTGGTGGACTCGCATTTTCATCTCTACACCACCGACATGCCCCTGGCTAAAACCGCCTGGCACCACCCCGATCACGATGCTTCGATCGAAAAATGCCTGGATACTCTGGATGCCCATGGGGTGACGTTCGGCGTGGTCTCGGCGGCCAGCCTCTATGGCACCTATAACGATTATGTCCGGCTGGCTCTCAAGACGCATAAGCGCCTGCGCGGCACGGCCATGGTGGATACGTCGTGGGATATTTACCAGCTTGAACACATGCGGGACGACGGCTTTGTCGGGCTACGCTTCCTCTGGCGCCCGCTCGAGGACATCCCCGATCTCGCGTCGGAGGACTATCGACGTCTGCTGCGTCGTTGCGCAGATCTTGGCTGGCATATCCATCTCACAGACCGGCCGCAGCGGATCGACGCCACCATCAAGGCCATCGAGGCGGCCGGTGTCCGCGTCGTGCTCGACCATATCGGGCTGATCGACACAGCAGCCGGCGTTGATGATCCGGGGTTCCGGGCCATATTGGACGCCATCGAGCGCGGCCGGACCTGGGTGAAGCTTTCGGCCGGATTCCGTTTCAAGCAGCCGGGGCTCGCGGACAGATGCGTTGCAGCGCTGGTCGCGGCCGGCGGGTGGGAGCGGCTGGTCTGGGCGAGCGATTGGCCCTTTGCGGGCTTTGAAGGCAGGGTGACCTATGCGGCTTCTGTCCAGGCGCTCAAGGCGTGGGTGCCCGATGACGACATGCGCCACGCCATCGGCGGCCGCACGCCGCTCAAGCTCTATTTCACCTGA
- a CDS encoding tripartite tricarboxylate transporter permease: MELFSNLALGFSEAFQPINLMFCFIGVLLGTVIGILPGIGPLATISMLLPLTFGMEPTTSLIMLAGIYYGSQYGGSTTAILVNLPGEAASTVTTLDGYKMALQGRAGVALAAAGLGSFFAGCVATVLIALVAKPLTAVALSFGPPEYFSLMVIGLVSSIALASGSLLKALGMIVFGLLLGLTGLDVYTNRQRFTFGSVDLLDGLSFVAIAVGVFGIAEIIRNLQSNDGAPPKLAAVGRIWPRLDDLRRMIAPTLRGTAIGSAIGVLPGGGAMLSSFIAYNVEKRVSPNSAEFGRGAVEGVTAPEAANNAAAQTSFIPTLTLGIPGSATMAMMIGAMTIQGVTPGPNVITGNPALFWGLIASMWIGNAMLIILNLPLIGLWVSLLKVPYRILFPAIIAFSCIGVYSVSNSVFSVYFLIGAGLVGYFLSKLDCEWAPFVLGFVLGPMLEHQLRRSMLISGGDPSVFVTRPISAVLLLLAVGLLVLVSLPSANKRREEVFTEEV; this comes from the coding sequence GTGGAGCTCTTCAGCAATCTTGCGCTCGGCTTCTCAGAAGCCTTCCAGCCCATCAACCTGATGTTCTGCTTTATCGGTGTGCTGCTGGGCACGGTGATCGGCATCCTGCCCGGCATAGGTCCGCTCGCGACCATATCCATGCTGTTGCCGCTGACCTTCGGCATGGAGCCGACAACCTCGCTCATCATGCTGGCTGGCATCTACTACGGCTCCCAATACGGTGGATCGACGACGGCCATCCTGGTCAATCTTCCCGGGGAGGCGGCATCGACCGTGACCACGCTCGACGGCTACAAAATGGCCTTGCAGGGAAGAGCCGGCGTGGCGCTGGCGGCGGCGGGCCTCGGCTCGTTTTTCGCGGGCTGCGTCGCGACGGTACTGATCGCTCTCGTGGCCAAACCGTTGACGGCCGTCGCGCTGAGCTTCGGGCCGCCGGAATATTTCTCGCTCATGGTGATCGGCCTCGTCTCTTCCATTGCGCTGGCCTCCGGCTCTCTGCTCAAGGCCTTGGGGATGATCGTGTTCGGGCTGCTGCTCGGCCTCACCGGCTTGGACGTCTATACCAACCGGCAGCGCTTTACGTTCGGTTCGGTCGATCTGTTGGACGGGTTGAGCTTCGTTGCCATCGCGGTGGGTGTGTTCGGCATTGCCGAGATCATCCGCAATCTGCAAAGCAATGACGGGGCACCGCCCAAGTTGGCCGCGGTCGGTCGCATCTGGCCCCGTCTCGATGATCTGCGACGCATGATCGCGCCGACATTGCGCGGCACCGCCATCGGCTCGGCAATCGGTGTCTTGCCGGGCGGCGGGGCCATGCTGTCTTCGTTCATTGCCTACAACGTGGAAAAGCGCGTGTCGCCGAATAGCGCCGAATTCGGCCGCGGAGCGGTTGAAGGGGTGACGGCTCCGGAAGCGGCCAATAACGCGGCGGCGCAGACCTCCTTCATTCCCACGCTCACGCTGGGCATACCGGGCTCGGCCACCATGGCGATGATGATCGGCGCCATGACGATTCAGGGCGTGACACCCGGCCCGAATGTCATCACCGGCAATCCGGCCCTGTTCTGGGGCCTCATCGCCTCGATGTGGATCGGCAACGCCATGCTGATCATTCTCAACCTGCCGCTGATTGGTCTTTGGGTCTCGCTGCTGAAAGTGCCATACCGGATACTGTTCCCTGCCATCATTGCCTTCTCCTGCATCGGCGTTTACAGCGTTTCCAACAGCGTCTTCAGCGTCTATTTCCTGATTGGTGCCGGTCTTGTCGGCTATTTTCTTAGCAAGCTCGATTGTGAATGGGCTCCGTTCGTGCTCGGCTTCGTGCTGGGTCCGATGCTGGAGCACCAGCTGCGCCGCTCCATGCTGATTTCGGGGGGTGATCCAAGCGTCTTCGTGACCCGCCCGATCAGCGCCGTTCTGCTGCTGTTGGCCGTGGGTCTGTTGGTCTTGGTCAGCCTGCCATCAGCCAACAAGCGGCGCGAAGAAGTCTTCACCGAGGAGGTATAG
- a CDS encoding tripartite tricarboxylate transporter TctB family protein, whose translation MASPVSPGVRFLRVINSKDILAGVFFCAIGVFYGAIALRDLPMGRVFNMGPGFFPVVLCGLLLVIGLALILRAIVSAEPEGVGGAPWLAILLISASIAAFAILLEPLGLLLSIFCTTLIASFAAPKAKPLASIVAAAAIAVFCVAVFVFGAQMQAPVFGSIFGG comes from the coding sequence ATGGCGTCACCTGTTTCGCCAGGCGTCCGATTTTTGAGAGTCATCAATAGCAAGGACATTCTTGCGGGGGTATTTTTCTGTGCGATCGGCGTCTTCTATGGGGCGATAGCGCTACGCGACCTGCCCATGGGGCGGGTGTTCAATATGGGGCCAGGCTTTTTCCCTGTGGTTCTTTGCGGCTTGTTGCTGGTGATCGGTCTCGCGCTGATTCTGCGCGCCATCGTCAGTGCGGAACCCGAAGGCGTCGGCGGCGCCCCGTGGCTTGCCATCCTCTTGATCTCGGCAAGCATTGCCGCCTTCGCCATCCTGCTCGAACCGCTGGGACTGCTCCTCTCGATTTTCTGCACAACGCTGATCGCGTCCTTTGCTGCGCCGAAGGCCAAGCCCCTTGCGTCCATCGTCGCCGCTGCAGCAATCGCTGTTTTCTGCGTCGCCGTGTTCGTTTTCGGCGCGCAGATGCAGGCGCCGGTCTTCGGCTCGATTTTCGGAGGCTAG
- a CDS encoding tripartite tricarboxylate transporter substrate binding protein, translated as MGTKLRRRTAWLVPSVLAASLTWGVSTAVAAVDCPAGYPSKPITFYVGFAAGGGTDAIGRSIAKSIEKAQGWTIVVENKPGAASGVMNLSLKNMRPDGYHIGVGSSESMVWNPSTGDLGYSYTDFDFLGSAMDSWNSFVARSNAPFDDIASFVKYAREKGMATVSLAGFNQQLVVEQLAKQYGVNIVPVQGAGASESMMTALGGHVDATMQATLHIPELKSGNMKQIASLTNRRLPYAPDSKTLEEQGATAIPIVSATTFIAPAGLDPKVKACLQAAVDLAVKSPEFKALADKYDNEAVNLGEAALIEQIKTRDAQFRALAKNQ; from the coding sequence ATGGGAACTAAACTTCGGCGTCGCACGGCCTGGCTCGTCCCGAGCGTGCTGGCAGCGAGCCTGACATGGGGCGTGTCGACGGCGGTAGCGGCGGTGGATTGTCCCGCGGGTTATCCGTCCAAGCCTATTACCTTCTATGTGGGCTTTGCGGCAGGCGGAGGCACCGACGCGATCGGCCGCAGCATTGCCAAATCCATAGAAAAAGCCCAGGGCTGGACCATCGTGGTGGAGAACAAGCCCGGCGCAGCCAGCGGCGTGATGAACCTGTCACTCAAGAACATGCGCCCCGACGGCTACCATATCGGTGTCGGCAGCAGTGAATCCATGGTCTGGAATCCGTCCACCGGCGATCTCGGTTACAGCTATACCGATTTCGATTTTCTCGGCTCGGCGATGGACAGCTGGAACAGCTTTGTCGCCCGCTCGAACGCTCCGTTCGACGATATTGCCAGCTTCGTGAAATACGCCCGCGAGAAGGGCATGGCCACAGTGTCGCTCGCGGGGTTCAACCAGCAACTCGTCGTCGAGCAACTCGCCAAGCAATACGGCGTGAACATCGTGCCCGTGCAGGGTGCAGGGGCGTCGGAATCCATGATGACCGCGCTCGGCGGACATGTGGACGCGACCATGCAGGCAACGCTCCACATTCCCGAACTCAAATCGGGCAACATGAAGCAGATTGCCTCCCTGACCAATCGCCGCCTGCCCTACGCGCCAGATTCGAAGACGCTGGAGGAGCAGGGCGCAACGGCCATTCCAATCGTCAGCGCCACCACTTTCATCGCGCCGGCAGGCCTTGATCCCAAGGTCAAGGCCTGTCTCCAGGCCGCCGTCGACCTCGCGGTCAAGTCGCCCGAATTCAAGGCGTTGGCCGACAAATACGACAACGAGGCGGTCAATCTCGGCGAAGCCGCGTTGATCGAGCAGATCAAGACACGCGATGCGCAATTCCGCGCCCTCGCCAAGAACCAGTAG
- a CDS encoding SDR family oxidoreductase: MDQKRAFVTGAAGGIGEAIARRLARDGYAVAMADVNPDVAATAASVDSAVPVIVDVSDRVALQREIDSFAQGGLDVLVNNAVLFHYAKLTDTPAEIVDRMVDVGLKGSLWGTQAATPHLVARGGGCILNLSSMAVFIAIRETPIYTAIKGALDAFTRQQAVELGPFGIRVNALAPGTVPTPATNRRIDADGWELRHNRSPLRRVVSAEDIANAAAFLASEAGSGMTGVTLKVDAGATIAGPR; the protein is encoded by the coding sequence ATGGACCAGAAAAGAGCCTTCGTGACTGGCGCTGCCGGCGGCATCGGCGAGGCCATCGCCCGCCGTCTGGCGCGAGACGGCTATGCCGTCGCCATGGCGGATGTGAACCCAGACGTCGCGGCAACTGCGGCGAGCGTCGACAGTGCGGTTCCTGTGATCGTCGATGTGTCAGACCGCGTGGCGCTGCAGCGCGAGATCGACAGCTTCGCCCAGGGCGGCCTCGATGTTCTCGTCAATAACGCAGTGCTGTTCCACTATGCCAAGCTAACGGATACGCCCGCCGAGATCGTCGACAGGATGGTCGACGTGGGTCTCAAGGGCTCTTTATGGGGCACGCAGGCGGCGACGCCGCATCTGGTGGCGCGCGGCGGCGGCTGCATCCTGAATCTCTCGTCGATGGCAGTGTTCATCGCCATCCGGGAAACGCCAATCTATACCGCGATCAAAGGCGCGCTGGACGCGTTCACGCGGCAACAGGCGGTGGAGCTGGGGCCTTTCGGCATACGCGTCAATGCGCTGGCACCCGGAACGGTGCCGACCCCGGCCACCAATCGTCGGATTGATGCCGATGGTTGGGAATTGCGGCACAATCGCTCGCCGCTGCGCCGGGTGGTTTCGGCCGAAGACATCGCCAACGCGGCTGCGTTTCTGGCATCGGAGGCCGGTTCCGGCATGACCGGCGTGACGTTGAAGGTCGATGCCGGTGCCACCATAGCCGGTCCGCGCTGA
- a CDS encoding nuclear transport factor 2 family protein: MRPPEQGGTNMDISGYSALSRHLEEKIIAYWHDVDFHWGSKASGHYTPDGTFLSPNARYEGREQIAEFYAWRKDRGERVNVHLVGNFYLRAAEGDRAEAHWICTLFAQDGPAPQPSAPPIAISRVEDVFLRQPDGEWLCRERVWHTLFRGGAKTTALSAAEMADRLARRTG; this comes from the coding sequence ATGAGACCTCCGGAACAAGGCGGGACGAATATGGATATCTCGGGCTACAGCGCGCTATCGCGGCATCTGGAGGAAAAGATCATCGCCTATTGGCATGACGTCGATTTCCATTGGGGTAGCAAGGCGAGCGGTCATTACACGCCCGACGGCACGTTCCTCAGCCCCAACGCGCGCTACGAGGGGCGGGAGCAGATCGCCGAATTCTACGCTTGGCGGAAGGATCGCGGCGAGCGCGTCAATGTGCATCTCGTAGGCAATTTTTACCTGCGTGCCGCGGAGGGGGATCGCGCTGAAGCGCATTGGATTTGTACATTGTTCGCGCAGGACGGACCGGCGCCGCAACCCTCCGCGCCCCCTATCGCCATCTCCCGGGTGGAGGATGTGTTCCTGCGCCAGCCAGATGGCGAGTGGCTGTGCCGAGAGCGCGTCTGGCACACGCTTTTCCGCGGCGGTGCGAAGACGACGGCGCTGTCGGCTGCCGAAATGGCGGACCGGTTGGCGCGTAGGACGGGGTAG